In Sebaldella termitidis ATCC 33386, one DNA window encodes the following:
- a CDS encoding ArsR/SmtB family transcription factor, producing the protein MVNIADQLKALSDETRLRIVNLLYDKELCVCDILKVLDITQTKASRHLAYLKNNGFVRDRKEAQWSHYALIKKENELLKVLVENYLRKESIYQEDLENLEKYFAVKKEKCDI; encoded by the coding sequence ATGGTTAATATTGCGGACCAGTTAAAAGCTTTGTCAGATGAAACCAGATTAAGAATAGTTAATCTGTTATATGATAAGGAATTATGCGTGTGTGATATTTTAAAGGTTCTTGATATCACACAGACAAAAGCTTCAAGACATTTGGCATATCTGAAAAATAACGGTTTTGTCAGGGACAGAAAAGAAGCTCAATGGTCACATTATGCATTGATAAAAAAGGAAAATGAGCTATTAAAAGTATTGGTAGAGAATTATTTGAGAAAAGAAAGCATATATCAGGAAGATTTAGAAAATTTAGAAAAGTATTTTGCAGTTAAGAAAGAAAAATGTGATATCTAA
- a CDS encoding thioredoxin family protein yields the protein MKIKVLGSGCKNCQNLEKNVKEALKESGKEAEVEKVTDMKEILKFGVMKTPALVIDEKVVISGRVATIKELKEII from the coding sequence ATGAAAATTAAAGTTTTGGGAAGCGGATGCAAAAATTGTCAAAATTTAGAAAAAAATGTTAAAGAGGCTTTGAAAGAAAGCGGAAAAGAAGCAGAGGTGGAAAAGGTAACAGATATGAAAGAGATTTTGAAATTCGGCGTAATGAAAACTCCTGCCTTGGTAATTGATGAAAAAGTAGTAATTTCCGGAAGAGTAGCAACAATAAAAGAATTAAAAGAAATTATTTAA
- a CDS encoding DKNYY domain-containing protein — MNNKFRTIIGITIFPCFLFSNIYLKTENSGKKEITANSEAGKLVVYSYNCFQVGYFIKNNKIFYYDGVEAKKVLESDIKTFKQIHSSMGRDKKNVYYGAEVIKGLDIKTLVIYSDALELEETGPEIGCYPVIDIRLRDKNGVYIIGTTQSGKPKLIKQKNSKQD; from the coding sequence ATGAATAATAAATTCCGGACTATAATAGGGATAACAATTTTCCCGTGTTTTCTTTTTTCAAATATATATCTAAAAACAGAAAATTCAGGAAAAAAAGAAATAACAGCAAATTCAGAAGCGGGGAAACTAGTTGTTTATTCCTATAATTGTTTTCAGGTAGGATATTTCATAAAAAATAATAAAATATTTTATTATGACGGAGTCGAAGCAAAAAAAGTTCTTGAGTCAGATATTAAAACGTTTAAGCAGATTCATTCATCAATGGGCAGGGATAAGAAAAATGTCTATTACGGTGCAGAAGTAATTAAGGGACTGGATATAAAAACACTGGTAATATATTCAGATGCTCTGGAGCTCGAAGAAACAGGACCAGAAATCGGCTGTTATCCTGTGATAGATATCCGACTCAGGGATAAAAACGGAGTATACATCATAGGGACAACGCAATCAGGTAAACCAAAACTGATAAAACAGAAAAATTCTAAACAGGACTGA
- a CDS encoding cation transporter translates to MKKTFRLENLDCANCAAKIERSVQKVEGVNSVNVNFMTAKMNLELVDENSDSVIEEIKKTVKKIESAVIIKK, encoded by the coding sequence ATGAAAAAAACATTCAGACTAGAAAACTTGGATTGTGCCAATTGTGCAGCAAAAATTGAAAGATCTGTTCAAAAGGTGGAAGGTGTTAACAGTGTTAATGTGAATTTTATGACTGCAAAGATGAATCTTGAACTTGTTGACGAAAATTCAGATTCTGTAATAGAGGAAATAAAAAAAACTGTAAAAAAAATAGAGTCTGCAGTTATAATTAAAAAATAA
- a CDS encoding DKNYY domain-containing protein → MKSKLLILAGMLLFCQLSFSLSCMYRGYLKENNKVFYVHGKDKEELKNIDYKTFEVVDSLPHFDLLAKDKKNVYYQGKVIKGVNPKTFKIVKENFPPDKGPWKYGCGSSGYIIEDKGIQYELKEVF, encoded by the coding sequence ATGAAAAGTAAGTTATTGATTTTAGCAGGAATGTTATTGTTTTGTCAGCTTAGTTTTTCTCTGAGCTGTATGTACAGGGGATATTTAAAGGAGAATAATAAAGTTTTCTATGTACATGGAAAAGATAAAGAAGAATTAAAAAATATTGATTATAAGACATTTGAAGTGGTGGATTCACTGCCTCATTTTGATCTTCTTGCCAAAGATAAAAAAAATGTATATTATCAGGGAAAAGTAATTAAAGGTGTAAATCCAAAAACCTTTAAAATAGTAAAAGAAAATTTTCCCCCAGATAAGGGACCATGGAAATATGGCTGCGGTTCTTCCGGATATATTATCGAAGATAAGGGAATACAATATGAATTAAAAGAAGTATTTTAA
- a CDS encoding DUF554 domain-containing protein, whose translation MPIGIITNASAILLGGIIGGIFGKHFPERIRTNLTFIFGVASMAIGINLIVKLHSLPSIVLSVILGTFIGEMIDLEHWMEVFTVKIKLFIEKISGKNSSEDDMFIQKYVSLVVLFCTGSTGILGSMAEAMTGDHSILLAKAVLDIFTSAIFAASLGFLVAGIAVPQFLFFMALYLLSGFILPLTTPEALNDFMSCGGIIALATGFRICEMKYIRITNMLPSLLIVIPISKLWGMFF comes from the coding sequence ATGCCTATTGGGATTATTACTAACGCGTCGGCAATTTTACTTGGGGGGATAATTGGAGGAATATTTGGGAAGCACTTCCCGGAACGTATACGTACAAATCTTACATTTATATTCGGCGTAGCATCAATGGCTATAGGAATAAATCTGATCGTAAAGCTGCATTCTCTGCCGAGTATTGTTCTTTCTGTTATTTTAGGGACTTTTATTGGAGAAATGATTGATTTAGAACACTGGATGGAAGTTTTTACTGTTAAAATAAAACTGTTTATAGAAAAAATTTCTGGTAAAAACAGTTCCGAGGATGATATGTTTATTCAGAAATATGTTAGTCTGGTTGTACTGTTTTGTACAGGCTCTACGGGAATTCTCGGTTCTATGGCAGAGGCTATGACCGGAGATCACAGTATCCTGCTTGCCAAGGCAGTGCTTGATATTTTTACATCAGCTATTTTTGCGGCATCATTAGGATTTTTAGTAGCTGGAATTGCTGTTCCGCAGTTTTTATTTTTTATGGCATTGTATTTATTGTCAGGCTTTATCCTTCCGCTGACTACTCCGGAAGCACTTAATGATTTTATGTCATGCGGAGGAATTATTGCCCTTGCCACAGGTTTCAGAATTTGTGAAATGAAATATATAAGAATTACAAATATGCTTCCTTCATTGTTAATTGTTATTCCTATTTCAAAATTATGGGGAATGTTTTTCTGA
- a CDS encoding phosphotransferase enzyme family protein, whose product MSKNNKLLLQHAESLYNAKVVNENILGNSANLIFEIEIEQVPFILRVSEYSSQKKSHIDFELHWVNYLTNKLNNIVKPIKSINNNLYEIIQADDKSYILCLFEKANGKIADCNNPMEFNDKLFFDLGILMGNMHRLTKEYSKNLIKQKFEWCVNRDDNTFCRDELISDEDIQLFERRYYTEIQALPVSKDTYGIIHSDIHLYNFFVDNDHIKLFDFDDCRFDWYANDIARTLFFMVQIFGRSKPEKERTEFAESFLTTYLKGYRQANIIDKYWIPKFNLFMKYSMTDGYKFVKNHWRNESVNPHQEYLDWHKNRIINDLPYVFIDYNKIIAGL is encoded by the coding sequence ATGAGTAAAAATAATAAATTATTATTACAGCACGCTGAATCACTTTATAATGCTAAAGTGGTAAATGAAAACATTTTGGGGAATTCCGCAAACTTAATATTTGAAATAGAAATAGAGCAAGTTCCTTTTATATTAAGGGTATCAGAATACAGCAGCCAAAAAAAATCACATATAGATTTTGAATTACACTGGGTAAATTATTTAACGAATAAGCTAAATAATATAGTTAAGCCTATAAAAAGTATCAATAATAATCTTTATGAAATTATTCAGGCTGATGATAAAAGCTATATTTTATGTTTATTTGAAAAAGCGAATGGTAAAATCGCTGACTGTAATAACCCAATGGAATTTAATGACAAATTATTTTTTGATCTAGGTATATTAATGGGAAATATGCATAGATTAACAAAAGAATACAGCAAAAATCTAATAAAACAAAAGTTTGAATGGTGTGTTAACAGAGATGACAATACATTTTGCAGGGATGAATTGATTTCGGATGAAGATATTCAGCTGTTTGAACGAAGATACTATACTGAAATTCAGGCCCTTCCAGTATCAAAGGATACTTATGGAATAATTCACAGCGATATACATTTATATAACTTTTTTGTTGATAATGATCATATTAAACTATTTGATTTTGATGACTGCCGATTTGACTGGTATGCCAATGATATTGCACGTACTCTTTTTTTTATGGTACAAATATTCGGACGTTCAAAGCCAGAAAAAGAGCGTACAGAATTTGCAGAATCATTTTTAACAACATATTTAAAAGGATACAGGCAAGCAAATATAATCGATAAATATTGGATTCCAAAGTTTAATTTGTTTATGAAATATAGCATGACGGACGGATATAAATTTGTGAAAAATCACTGGAGGAATGAATCTGTTAACCCTCATCAAGAATATCTGGACTGGCATAAAAACAGAATAATTAATGATTTGCCATACGTGTTTATCGACTATAATAAAATCATTGCCGGTCTATAA
- a CDS encoding alpha/beta hydrolase, with translation MIKQKLTVEGIPAVLWGKESKKVFIAVHGNMSHKEDIIIMKFAEKAVSSGYQVLSFDLPEHGDRKNEDTLCKVQECVSELTAIINYIKERYENVSLFACSMGAYFSLMAYKNEKLSQSLFLSPVVNMGKIIDNMMLWFDISEERLEKEKEIMTPIGQRLYWDFYCYVRSHPVTVWDIPTSILYGSKDDVCEYETILHFTEIFHCNLYIMDNSGHFFHTNEQLEFFDNWLDKSILS, from the coding sequence ATGATAAAACAGAAATTAACAGTGGAAGGAATTCCGGCGGTTCTGTGGGGAAAGGAAAGCAAGAAGGTTTTTATAGCGGTACATGGAAATATGTCACATAAAGAAGATATTATAATTATGAAATTTGCTGAAAAAGCTGTAAGCTCAGGCTATCAGGTATTGAGCTTTGACCTTCCCGAGCACGGAGACAGAAAAAATGAAGATACATTGTGTAAGGTTCAGGAGTGTGTGTCAGAGCTTACAGCAATAATAAATTATATAAAAGAAAGATATGAAAATGTAAGCTTGTTTGCCTGCAGCATGGGAGCTTATTTTAGTCTTATGGCGTATAAAAATGAAAAATTAAGCCAGTCATTATTTTTATCCCCGGTTGTAAATATGGGTAAAATTATTGATAATATGATGCTTTGGTTTGATATCAGTGAAGAAAGACTGGAAAAAGAAAAGGAGATAATGACTCCTATAGGGCAAAGGCTTTACTGGGATTTTTATTGTTATGTAAGGTCTCATCCTGTTACTGTATGGGATATTCCGACTTCAATTTTATACGGTTCAAAAGATGATGTTTGTGAATATGAGACGATACTCCATTTTACAGAGATTTTTCATTGTAATTTGTATATCATGGATAACAGCGGGCATTTTTTTCATACAAATGAACAGCTGGAATTTTTTGATAACTGGCTGGATAAGTCAATATTATCGTAA
- a CDS encoding DUF3784 domain-containing protein: protein MSFIMIFISFLFFTLKIKDKINGFKNLSSSEKEKINIKGLCYNIGVLFVICGLIWALAGFSILFRSNFLTGAIFCWICICIINITAINKFELYKK from the coding sequence ATGTCTTTTATTATGATTTTTATTAGTTTTTTATTTTTTACATTGAAAATAAAGGATAAAATTAACGGGTTTAAAAACCTCAGTTCCAGTGAAAAAGAAAAAATTAATATAAAAGGACTTTGTTATAATATCGGGGTTTTATTTGTCATCTGTGGTCTTATATGGGCTTTGGCCGGATTTTCAATTCTTTTCAGAAGTAATTTTCTTACCGGCGCAATATTTTGCTGGATATGTATCTGCATTATAAATATTACAGCTATAAATAAATTTGAACTTTATAAAAAATAG
- a CDS encoding MgtC/SapB family protein, whose amino-acid sequence MMNLLMQLSLSVILGTLIGLERQWRQRMAGLRTNALVSLGATLFCILSIRIGNGADARISAYIVSGIGFLGAGVIMKDSVNVRGLNTAATLWCSAAIGSFCGMGNITEAVIGTGFILICHLLLRPIGNKIDKYAFSAKHSKNGDLEYEIVIICKPKIENNIRILLINCIDKDKNLLLHSLNSIDETEKKNVTIVAGILSQEKNDSYIEKIASRLTIEPDVSVVKWQLFDN is encoded by the coding sequence ATGATGAATTTATTAATGCAATTATCTTTATCAGTTATTTTAGGAACTTTAATAGGGCTGGAGAGACAATGGCGTCAAAGAATGGCGGGTTTACGTACTAACGCCCTTGTATCGCTGGGGGCAACTCTCTTTTGTATTTTATCTATTCGAATAGGAAACGGAGCAGATGCAAGGATATCAGCTTATATTGTCAGTGGAATAGGATTTTTGGGAGCCGGGGTTATTATGAAAGACAGCGTAAATGTAAGAGGTCTTAACACCGCCGCAACATTATGGTGTTCTGCTGCAATTGGCAGTTTTTGCGGGATGGGTAACATAACAGAGGCAGTAATAGGAACAGGATTTATATTAATATGTCATCTTTTACTCCGTCCGATTGGGAACAAAATTGATAAATATGCATTTTCTGCTAAACATAGTAAAAATGGTGACCTTGAGTATGAAATAGTAATTATTTGTAAGCCTAAAATAGAAAATAATATCCGGATATTACTAATAAACTGTATTGATAAAGATAAAAACCTATTGCTGCATTCTCTGAACAGTATTGATGAAACAGAGAAGAAAAATGTAACAATAGTGGCTGGAATTTTATCACAGGAAAAAAATGACAGTTATATTGAAAAAATTGCTTCCAGACTGACTATAGAGCCGGATGTTTCAGTGGTAAAATGGCAGTTATTTGATAATTAA
- a CDS encoding permease, with protein MEMFIKGFNSIMDIFFKMTWLNDLSGLIVQKLLRLDLASQIGGSIQFFIFDTIKIFILLTLLIYGISYIQSYFPPERTKKLLGNMKGIKGRIVGALLGTITPFCSCSSIPIFIGFTASGLSLGTTFSFLISSPLVDLGSFLLLMSFFGFKIAFVYVLVGLVLAVAGGGIIDHLNLESQVEEYVREMPDVDGELETMTKRKRHEFAKEQVKDIFKKVWPYVIIGVGIGALIHNWIPQELIENLIGNNNKFAVLISTILGIPMYADIFGTIPIAEALFLKGVGIGTILSFMMAVTALSLPSVIMLSKVVKPKLLTIFVLIVGIGIIIIGYSFNFFGYMFI; from the coding sequence ATGGAAATGTTTATAAAAGGATTTAATTCTATAATGGATATTTTTTTTAAAATGACTTGGTTAAATGATTTGTCTGGGCTTATAGTACAAAAATTACTAAGACTTGACTTAGCTTCTCAAATAGGTGGAAGTATTCAGTTTTTTATATTTGATACTATAAAAATATTTATATTATTGACATTATTAATATATGGGATTTCTTATATACAAAGCTATTTTCCGCCCGAAAGAACTAAAAAATTATTAGGAAATATGAAAGGAATTAAAGGTAGAATAGTAGGAGCTTTATTAGGAACGATAACACCTTTCTGCAGCTGTTCGAGCATTCCTATTTTTATAGGATTTACAGCTTCAGGATTATCATTAGGAACTACTTTTTCATTTTTAATTTCCTCACCATTAGTGGATCTCGGAAGTTTTTTGTTATTAATGTCTTTTTTTGGATTTAAGATAGCGTTTGTATATGTTTTAGTGGGATTAGTACTGGCTGTTGCAGGCGGTGGTATAATAGACCATTTAAATTTAGAATCACAGGTAGAGGAATATGTGAGGGAAATGCCTGATGTTGATGGTGAGCTGGAAACCATGACAAAAAGAAAAAGACATGAGTTTGCCAAGGAACAGGTAAAAGATATATTTAAAAAAGTATGGCCTTATGTAATAATCGGAGTAGGAATAGGAGCACTGATTCATAACTGGATACCGCAGGAATTAATAGAAAATCTAATAGGGAATAATAATAAATTTGCTGTATTAATATCAACAATACTAGGAATACCGATGTATGCAGATATATTCGGTACTATTCCGATAGCAGAAGCTTTATTTTTAAAAGGAGTAGGAATAGGAACAATATTATCTTTTATGATGGCAGTTACAGCACTGTCTCTGCCTTCAGTAATAATGTTAAGTAAAGTGGTAAAGCCAAAGTTATTAACGATTTTTGTTTTAATAGTAGGTATAGGAATAATAATAATCGGATATTCTTTTAATTTTTTCGGTTATATGTTTATATAA
- a CDS encoding DKNYY domain-containing protein — translation MKKKLIILAGMFILSQFSFSLSCLFRGYILENDKVYYESREKIQLEAADYKSFEIISSVNYSLLAKDTNNVYYQGKILENINPQTFKIIEEIKPAIRPVWGYGCGSSGYILEDKGIRYEVKEVL, via the coding sequence ATGAAAAAAAAATTGATAATTTTAGCTGGAATGTTTATACTTTCTCAGTTTAGCTTTTCTTTAAGCTGTTTATTTAGAGGGTATATACTGGAAAATGACAAAGTGTATTATGAATCCAGAGAAAAAATACAATTGGAAGCAGCCGATTATAAATCTTTTGAAATCATAAGCTCTGTAAATTACAGTCTTTTGGCAAAGGATACAAATAATGTATATTATCAGGGAAAAATACTTGAAAATATTAATCCGCAAACATTCAAAATAATAGAAGAAATAAAGCCGGCGATAAGACCGGTGTGGGGATATGGATGCGGAAGCTCCGGTTATATACTGGAAGATAAAGGAATAAGATATGAAGTAAAAGAAGTATTATAA
- a CDS encoding ArsR/SmtB family transcription factor, translating to MINKKEITELAELFKIFSSETRLKILYLLIDTEMCVHDIAKLINMNQSAVSHQLAVLREAHLVRYERKGRVLFYSLKKSYVRKVLTQIIETKNSEVEK from the coding sequence ATGATCAATAAAAAAGAAATAACTGAATTAGCAGAACTTTTTAAAATATTTTCCAGTGAGACAAGATTGAAAATATTATACCTTTTAATAGATACTGAAATGTGTGTACATGACATAGCAAAATTGATTAACATGAATCAATCGGCTGTTTCACATCAATTAGCTGTACTCAGAGAGGCACATTTAGTAAGATACGAAAGAAAAGGAAGAGTATTATTCTATTCACTAAAAAAATCATATGTTAGAAAAGTTTTAACACAAATAATTGAAACTAAAAATTCGGAGGTAGAAAAATGA
- a CDS encoding heavy metal translocating P-type ATPase: protein MKYRNRILKIIVGSFFFIVGLFPAFDDKMVLLFPGINPGIVLLSIYLTAYLIVGGDVVLKAVKNILNGQIFDENFLMSIATIGAFIIGEYPEGVAVMLFYQIGELFQDYAVNKSRKSIADLMDIRPDYANIKRGNKIIRVDPDEVKVGEIIIIKPGEKIALDGKVASGNSTINTSALTGESLPREVSEGDEVLSGCINMSGVITVKVSKEFGESTVSKILDLVENASSKKSESEKFITKFAKYYTPAVVIIAAFLAVIPPLILKDAVFYDWLYRALIFLVISCPCALVISIPLGFFGGIGGASAHGVLVKGSNYLEALSKTETVVFDKTGTLTKGVFNVTEIVTEGITKEELLEMAAYAESYSNHPISVSLLKAYGKKIDNSKISDVEEIPGHGVKAAVYNKIILAGNAKLMKSKGIKYADSDNITGTIVHIAIDGIYKGYIVISDEIKADSKKAIENLKKLGIQKTVMLTGDSRKVGEKVAEELGLDLVYAELLPGDKVEKVEKLLAEKPKNKNLSFVGDGINDAPVLARADVGIAMGGLGSDAAIEAADIVIMNDEPSKIATTIKIAKKTLNIVRQNIFFALIVKLIVLILGAGGIATMWEAIFADVGVSVLAILNAMRAMKFKDEE from the coding sequence ATGAAATATAGAAACAGGATTTTAAAAATTATAGTAGGATCATTTTTCTTTATTGTAGGTCTTTTTCCGGCTTTTGATGATAAAATGGTACTTTTGTTTCCGGGTATTAATCCCGGCATAGTATTATTATCGATTTATCTTACAGCATATTTGATTGTCGGGGGAGATGTTGTTTTAAAAGCAGTAAAAAATATATTAAACGGTCAGATTTTTGATGAAAACTTTCTAATGTCAATTGCAACTATAGGAGCCTTTATAATTGGAGAGTATCCTGAAGGGGTAGCTGTAATGCTGTTTTATCAAATCGGGGAGCTGTTTCAGGATTATGCTGTCAATAAATCCAGAAAATCAATAGCAGATCTTATGGATATAAGACCTGATTATGCAAATATAAAACGCGGCAATAAAATCATCAGAGTCGATCCTGACGAAGTTAAAGTAGGGGAAATAATTATTATAAAGCCCGGAGAAAAAATTGCATTGGATGGAAAAGTTGCCAGCGGAAATTCGACAATTAATACTTCAGCTTTAACCGGAGAATCTTTACCGCGGGAAGTCTCGGAAGGAGACGAAGTTCTAAGCGGGTGTATAAATATGAGCGGGGTAATTACCGTTAAAGTTTCCAAAGAATTCGGGGAATCAACGGTTTCTAAAATATTGGATTTAGTGGAAAATGCCAGCAGTAAAAAATCGGAATCTGAAAAATTTATAACTAAATTTGCAAAATATTATACTCCGGCAGTAGTTATAATTGCAGCTTTTCTGGCAGTTATTCCGCCGCTTATATTGAAAGATGCAGTATTTTATGACTGGTTATACAGAGCACTGATTTTCCTTGTTATATCTTGTCCCTGTGCACTTGTCATTTCAATACCGCTTGGTTTTTTCGGAGGTATCGGAGGGGCTTCGGCACACGGGGTTCTGGTAAAAGGAAGTAATTATCTGGAAGCTCTTTCCAAAACAGAAACAGTCGTTTTTGATAAAACAGGGACTTTAACAAAAGGAGTCTTTAATGTAACCGAAATAGTCACTGAGGGTATAACAAAAGAAGAGTTACTGGAAATGGCTGCTTATGCAGAAAGTTATTCGAATCATCCCATTTCAGTTTCTTTATTAAAAGCTTACGGAAAGAAAATAGACAATTCAAAAATTTCTGATGTGGAAGAAATTCCCGGACATGGCGTAAAAGCTGCTGTGTATAATAAAATTATTCTGGCAGGAAATGCTAAATTGATGAAAAGCAAAGGAATAAAGTATGCTGACAGTGATAATATAACAGGTACAATAGTTCATATAGCAATAGACGGAATTTATAAGGGATATATAGTAATATCCGATGAAATAAAAGCTGATTCAAAAAAAGCAATTGAAAATCTGAAAAAACTCGGAATTCAGAAAACTGTTATGCTGACAGGAGATTCAAGGAAAGTAGGAGAAAAGGTCGCGGAGGAATTAGGACTTGATCTGGTTTATGCTGAATTGCTTCCGGGGGATAAAGTAGAAAAGGTAGAAAAATTATTGGCAGAAAAGCCTAAAAATAAAAATCTTTCATTTGTCGGAGATGGTATAAACGATGCACCAGTACTTGCAAGGGCAGATGTTGGAATTGCCATGGGCGGATTAGGATCAGATGCAGCTATTGAAGCAGCAGATATAGTTATAATGAATGATGAACCGTCTAAGATAGCAACAACTATAAAAATTGCCAAAAAAACACTTAATATTGTAAGGCAGAATATTTTCTTTGCACTTATTGTAAAGCTGATAGTATTGATTTTAGGTGCCGGAGGTATAGCGACTATGTGGGAAGCAATTTTTGCCGATGTAGGTGTGTCAGTTCTTGCTATTTTAAATGCTATGAGAGCTATGAAATTTAAAGATGAAGAATAG